Part of the Paenibacillus sp. YPG26 genome, TCAATCCTGCCGCCTGCAGTCAGCAGACCTTCCACATCGGTAATGTGCCCGGCCAGCTGTTCAGAGGTTAGGGGCTTCTCACCTTCCCATTTGCTGTACGTGCAGTGCCTGCCGATATACGCCTCCACCTCTGGAGGAACGGGTCTGGCTATGAATACTTTCGGTTTGGTTGTTGTCATACCGGGAACTCCTCTCCGTTCGGGCTGAATGAAGTTCAGTTTGAACCTACACTCCCATATTACCCTAAAAGGAGTCCCCCTGATAATGGGCCGCGAGCAGCTGGCCTATCTTACCGGTTATCAATCTTCTCCGGATACATATCATGGTTCATCATCCGGTGGTCAGCCATTTGTTCATACTTTGTGCCTGGCCGGCCGTAATTGCAGTAAGGGTCAATGGAGATGCCGCCGCGAGGTGTGAATTTGCCCCAGACTTCAATGTACTTCGGATCCATCAGCTTGATCAGATCGTTCATGATGATATTCATACAGTCCTCATGGAAATCACCATGATTGCGGAAGCTGAACAGATACAGCTTCAGCGACTTGCTCTCTACCATCTTGATATCCGGAATGTAGCTGATGTGCAGAGTCGCGAAGTCAGGCTGGCCGGTAATCGGGCAGAGGCTTGTGAACTCGGGAAAATTGAATTTTACGAAATAATCACGATACGCATGCTTGTTCTCGAAGCTCTCCAGAACTTCAGGGGCGTATTGGAACACATATTTGGTTCCCTGGTTGCCCAGCAGGGTCAGATCCTGCATCTCACTTGGTTGTCTTCCGCTCATAATTTGAATTTCCTCCGATATCTATAAAGTTAAACCCCGCGCTTGTTCCCCCATACGAGGGTGTGCAGCTGAGGCAGTACGCGAACGTTATTCAGCGCTTCAGATTGCATGACATTCTCAATCAGCTGTTCATATTGATGAAGGAGCTCGGAAGCATGGGCCTCCGTATCCATCCGCTGGACATCCGGATTCCCGACCTGCAGGAACATAACCGTATCAGGATAACGGGCGTGTACCTGAGTGGTATAAGCCAGGTCTTCCTCATCAAAGATAACTACCTTCAGACTGTAAGCATAGCCATGCGGTCTAGCCGCAAGCTTGAATACAATCTCGTCAAGCTTCTCCCAATCGGTTGCCATTCCTGAGCTTGGCGGCTTCGGAGAGAGAGTAACCTCATCAGTCTCATTCAGCCAGTCCTGCCAGCGGGACCCTTGAGTCTCCACTGCAATACGGATCCCCTCCGATTTCAGGAGGGAGACAAGAGACCCAAGCTGCGGCAGCAGGGCAGGGTTCCCGCCAGACAGAGTCACGTGGGAGAAGCGGGTGCCTCCGATGGCCTTCAGTTCCTTCCAGATCTGCTCCGCGCTCATGGGCTGAATCAGATCCTTGGCACTGCCATCCCAGGTAAAAGCAGAATCGCACCAGGAGCAGCGGTAATCGCAGCCCGCCGTACGCACGAACATCGTCTTCTGGCCGATGACCATGCCTTCGCCCTGAACGGTCGGACCGAAGATTTCGAGTACGGGAATGCCGGGAACCGTCTTGACCTCAGCTGAATTATTCACCGGTCATCCACTCCCGTCTAACTTCGGCGTAGCTGGTCGGCGTCTCATACAGCCTTATGAACTCGGTACGTCCATCACATATTAGAGACTTGTACTCTTCAGACAATAGAGCTTCTTCCATCTGTTCGTACAGCCATACGACCATATTCTCTGCGGTGGTGTTCATAGGCGGCAGAGTCTCGTTCAAATAACGGTGATCGAGATAAGTCTCCATCCGGTTTTTCCAAATTTCCTTGATCAGCCCGAAATCAGCCGTAATCCCGGTATTATCCGGCCGTGCACTGATTCCAATGACAGCTTTATAGGTATGGCCGTGCAGATTCTTGCACTTGCCTTCATATGCGTGTAGATGATGCGCGGCATCAAATGTAAACTCCTTGCTCACCAGCACTCTCCGGTTGTGATAGCGGAGCTCGCTGGCCTGAATATCAACCCCGAACTGCTGGAGCTTTTCTACGATGCGAAATTCACCTGGTGTCCGGCTCATGAGCGATCCCCTTCCTTGCGGGACTGGAGGAATTTGTCCAATCCGGACTGTCTCAGCTTGCAGGCAGGGCATTCTCCGCAGCCGTGTCCAATCACGCCGTTATAGCAGGTCAGCGTCTTCTCGCGCACGAAGTCGAACGCGCCGAGCTCATCCGCAAGCGCCCAGGTCTCAGCTTTATCCAGCCACATAAGCGGGGTATGAATCACAAAATTGTAGTCCATTGCGAGATTCAAGGTAACATTCAGGGATTTCACAAAGCTATCCCGGCAGTCCGGGTAACCGCTGAAATCGGTCTCGCATACACCGGCGATCAGGTGCCTTGCTCCGGCTGTCTTGGCGAGTACAGCGGCAAAGCTGAGGAACAAATGATTGCGGCCTTCCACAAAGGTGCTAGGCAGGCTGCCCTCTTCTTGTGTAATCTCGATATCATCACGTGTAAGAGCGTTCGGAGCCAGCTGGTTCAGCAGACTCATATCGAGCACGGTATTCTTGACTCCAAGCTCATCAGCAATCTGCTTGGCACATTCAATCTCCAGACTGTGGCGCTGACCATAGTTGAACGTAACTGTCTCAACTTCAGAGAAATGCTTCAATGCCCAGAACAGGCAGATGGTGCTGTCTTGTCCGCCGCTGAATACAACGACAGCTTTTTCATTTTTAAGCATAAAAAAACCTCTCTATCTTCAGATATTTGCGGGGCAGATGAATATCATCTACACCTTACGAAGAGAGAGAGTTCTTGAACTGGCATCGCAAAAAAACAAGCCCTGTCATCTTGCGAAAAGGCTAGCTTAGTTTTTTATAGAGGGAGTTCGCGAACCTCTCCCATGCGGCATGAAGCAGCATGGACTTTCTTCAGTTAACGCAGGATGCGCTGAACCATTATAACACAATTAAGCTGGAGGAGAGGATGTAAGTTATGGCTATATAAGTTCAAAAAAAAGGAATGACCGGGTAATCCGGTCATTCCTTGGTGCATGACGAGTTAATGAGTTACTTCAACTGATGTTCCGTAATTCTTGCCCATGCGGCTTCAAAATCCAGCACTTCCGCCTCGGTCTGGCTTCTTTCTTTCCACTCCACTTGTCTGTCCTTAGCCAGCTTGCCAATGACGATACGCAGTGGAATCCCGATCAGGTCCGAGTCCTTGAATTTGACACCGGGCCGCTCGTCCCGGTCATCCAGCAAGACCTCGATGCCCTGACTTGTCAGCTTCTCGTAGAGCTCATCTGCCAGGCTCATTTGGGTCTCATCCTTGATGGATAGCGGAACGATATGAACTTGGTAGGGAGCCAAGGAGGCCGGCCACACAATTCCATTCTGGTCGTGATGCTGCTCGGCCACAGCCGAGAGAATACGGGAGACGCCGATCCCATAACAGCCCATGATGAGGCTTTGCTCCTGACCCGAGGCGTCAGAGTACACAGCTCCAAGCGCCTCGCTGTACTTCGTTCCCAGCTTGAAGACATGGCCAACCTCGATCCCTCGCACCAGATTCATCTCGCTTCCACAGTGCGGGCAGCGGTCGCCGAGAGCCGCATTTCGCAGATCCAGCAAGGTATCCAGGGCAAAATCAATGCCAGGGCGAACCCCGCTTAGATGATAATCGGATTGGTTCGCGCCGGTTATGCCGGTATCCATCATTCCGACCTCTTGGTCAACAAGCAAGGGAATCGTGAGTCCAACCGGCCCCGCAAAGCCAACTTCCGCGCTTGTAACTTGCAGGACGGTGGCAGCATCAGCCAGCTGGACCGATTCAGCACCGGTATAGTTCTTCAGCTTGATTTCATTCACTTCATGGTCACCTCGAACAAGGACAGCCACTATGTTCCCGTCACAGCGATAGATCAGCGTCTTAATGAAGTTGCGGGCTTCTTGCCCTGTAAAGGTAACTAGCTCATCAATGGAGTGAACTCCTGGCGTAGAGAGCAGATGAGGGGTAGGCAGACTTGCTCTGCTGCT contains:
- the queF gene encoding preQ(1) synthase → MSGRQPSEMQDLTLLGNQGTKYVFQYAPEVLESFENKHAYRDYFVKFNFPEFTSLCPITGQPDFATLHISYIPDIKMVESKSLKLYLFSFRNHGDFHEDCMNIIMNDLIKLMDPKYIEVWGKFTPRGGISIDPYCNYGRPGTKYEQMADHRMMNHDMYPEKIDNR
- the queE gene encoding 7-carboxy-7-deazaguanine synthase QueE; its protein translation is MNNSAEVKTVPGIPVLEIFGPTVQGEGMVIGQKTMFVRTAGCDYRCSWCDSAFTWDGSAKDLIQPMSAEQIWKELKAIGGTRFSHVTLSGGNPALLPQLGSLVSLLKSEGIRIAVETQGSRWQDWLNETDEVTLSPKPPSSGMATDWEKLDEIVFKLAARPHGYAYSLKVVIFDEEDLAYTTQVHARYPDTVMFLQVGNPDVQRMDTEAHASELLHQYEQLIENVMQSEALNNVRVLPQLHTLVWGNKRGV
- the queD gene encoding 6-carboxytetrahydropterin synthase QueD gives rise to the protein MSRTPGEFRIVEKLQQFGVDIQASELRYHNRRVLVSKEFTFDAAHHLHAYEGKCKNLHGHTYKAVIGISARPDNTGITADFGLIKEIWKNRMETYLDHRYLNETLPPMNTTAENMVVWLYEQMEEALLSEEYKSLICDGRTEFIRLYETPTSYAEVRREWMTGE
- the queC gene encoding 7-cyano-7-deazaguanine synthase QueC is translated as MLKNEKAVVVFSGGQDSTICLFWALKHFSEVETVTFNYGQRHSLEIECAKQIADELGVKNTVLDMSLLNQLAPNALTRDDIEITQEEGSLPSTFVEGRNHLFLSFAAVLAKTAGARHLIAGVCETDFSGYPDCRDSFVKSLNVTLNLAMDYNFVIHTPLMWLDKAETWALADELGAFDFVREKTLTCYNGVIGHGCGECPACKLRQSGLDKFLQSRKEGDRS
- a CDS encoding proline--tRNA ligase, yielding MRQSRMLIPTLREAPADAEIQSHRLLLRGGYIRQLASGVYTYLPLGWRVLQKAADIVREEMNLADAQELLMPAMQPAELWRQSGRYEVYGPELVRLKDRHGREFALGPTHEEVITSLMKDEISSYRQLPITLYQIQTKFRDERRPRFGLLRGREFLMKDAYSFDTDWNGLDTSYWSMHAAYTRIFTRCGLDFRSVQADAGAIGGEGETHEFMALADIGEDTIAVCTVGDYAANLEKAEFKTSYQPEHLQTRLSSRASLPTPHLLSTPGVHSIDELVTFTGQEARNFIKTLIYRCDGNIVAVLVRGDHEVNEIKLKNYTGAESVQLADAATVLQVTSAEVGFAGPVGLTIPLLVDQEVGMMDTGITGANQSDYHLSGVRPGIDFALDTLLDLRNAALGDRCPHCGSEMNLVRGIEVGHVFKLGTKYSEALGAVYSDASGQEQSLIMGCYGIGVSRILSAVAEQHHDQNGIVWPASLAPYQVHIVPLSIKDETQMSLADELYEKLTSQGIEVLLDDRDERPGVKFKDSDLIGIPLRIVIGKLAKDRQVEWKERSQTEAEVLDFEAAWARITEHQLK